One genomic segment of Labeo rohita strain BAU-BD-2019 chromosome 14, IGBB_LRoh.1.0, whole genome shotgun sequence includes these proteins:
- the scocb gene encoding short coiled-coil protein B, with protein MNSDMDGDIENQVELEEKTRLINQVLELQNTLEDLSARVDAVKEENLKLKSENQVLGQYIENLMSASSVFQTTDSKSKRK; from the exons ATGAACTCTGACATGGATG GTGACATAGAAAATCAGGTGGAGTTGGAGGAGAAGACCAGACTTATAAACCAGGTCCTTGAGTTGCAGAACACCCTTGAGG ATCTCTCAGCTCGGGTGGACGCAGTTAAAGAAGAAAATTTGAAGCTAAAATCAGAGAACCAGGTTCTTGGGCAGTACATTGAGAACCTAATGTCGGCATCTAGCGTGTTTCAGACTACTGACTCTAAGAGCAAACGGAAGTAA
- the si:dkeyp-121d2.7 gene encoding zinc finger protein 154 has protein sequence MAESVKTFQAHLTAVMDSLVRASVCEITKLFQDTVNDYLVEISLNRKENEALKLRLRLTENKLRNERKYGMGWAASRRAAGLLGADDTVRKARRTDLQRGKQGKEWSADAWEEGTGGVRDERRDVFRVHLPTGGGGGGEEEEERICLSGERKEVASIKEEVEGYRSDSLRLLQEALQMNQTETNPSSPSPTHGEMGPASAGADSSAAEVWEEQPALSEEPMTGGDELSGLETALKAEREREEAESGLGSPSQETCGSEGVAFIGLDGLCSSQQAMSSSSHRADPSELQLPSAPTNKEEEEESGGESGDMLHFCARCGSGFSSSSDLMKHSCPAAEERPYQCSVCGRAFGHAWSLKSHECVQAGEQPHHCELCGKRFTHSRSLERHQLVHTGERPHRCPQCGRSFSRLGNLERHQRIHTGERPYECGTCGKRFSRVEYLKRHQHTHISDVMVKLPPLRNSHHCSQCNQTFSDTEQFKQHQCPYNT, from the exons ATGGCGGAATCGGTCAAGACCTTTCAAGCGCACCTGACTGCTGTCATGGACAGTTTGGTCCGCGCATCAGTGTGCGAGATCACCAAACTCTTCCAGGATACGGTGAACGACTACCTGGTGGAAATCTCGCTGAACAGAAAAGAGAACGAAGCGTTGAAACTGAGACTGAGGCTGACTGAGAATAAACTGAGGAACGAACGCAAATATGGCATGGGCTGGGCGGCCAGTCGGCGCGCAGCTGGTCTGCTTGGCGCGGACGACACCGTGCGCAAAGCGCGCAGAACGGATCTCCAAA GAGGCAAGCAGGGGAAGGAGTGGAGTGCTGATGCGTGGGAGGAGGGGACTGGAGGAGTGAGGGATGAGAGGAGGGACGTGTTCCGTGTCCATCTGCCAACTGGAGGAGGTGGTGGAggggaagaggaggaggaaaggATATGCCTCTCTGGGGAGAGGAAGGAGGTGGCCAGCATTAAAGAGGAG GTGGAAGGCTACAGATCAGACTCCCTGAGGCTGTTGCAAGAGGCTCTACAGATGAACCAAACTGAAACCAACCCTTCCTCCCCCAGTCCCACCCACG GAGAAATGGGCCCTGCTTCTGCTGGTGCTGATTCCTCTGCTGCTGAAGTGTGGGAGGAGCAGCCGGCCTTGTCAGAGGAACCAATGACTGGTGGAGACGAGCTCAGCGGACTTGAGACGGCCCTCAAGGCGGAGCGCGAACGTGAGGAGGCGGAATCCGGCCTGGGTAGCCCGTCTCAAGAGACGTGTGGATCCGAAGGTGTGGCGTTCATCGGACTAGACGGTTTATGTAGCTCTCAGCAGGCAATGTCATCCTCATCACACAGAGCAGACCCTTCTGAACTACAACTCCCATCAGCCCCTACCAACaaggaagaagaagaggaatCAGGAGGAGAGAGTGGGGACATGCTGCATTTTTGCGCACGGTGCGGCAGTGGCTTCAGTTCCTCGTCTGACCTCATGAAGCACTCGTGCCCCGCAGCCGAGGAGCGGCCCTATCAGTGCTCCGTGTGTGGGAGAGCATTCGGCCATGCCTGGAGTCTTAAGAGCCACGAATGCGTCCAGGCGGGAGAGCAGCCGCACCACTGCGAACTCTGCGGCAAACGCTTCACGCACTCGCGGTCCCTCGAGCGGCATCAGCTGGTTCACACAGGTGAGCGGCCTCACAGGTGCCCGCAGTGCGGCCGCAGCTTCAGTCGTCTCGGGAACCTGGAGAGGCACCAGCGCATCCACACGGGTGAAAGACCGTATGAGTGCGGGACGTGTGGGAAACGTTTCAGTCGAGTGGAATACCTAAAACGGCATCAGCACACCCACATTAGCGATGTAATGGTGAAACTCCCACCGCTGCGAAACTCCCACCACTGCTCTCAGTGCAACCAAACATTCAGTGATACTGAGCAGTTCAAGCAGCATCAATGTCCGTACAACACATAA
- the mif gene encoding macrophage migration inhibitory factor codes for MPMFVVNTNVAKDAVPAELLSEATQELAKAMGKPAQYIAIHIIPDQMMMFGGKGDPCALCSLTSIGKIGGAQNKQYSKLLMGMLNKHLGISPDRIYINFVDMDAANVAWNSTTFG; via the exons ATGCCGATGTTCGTGGTGAACACAAACGTTGCAAAGGACGCGGTTCCTGCTGAGCTGCTGTCGGAGGCCACGCAGGAGCTCGCCAAAGCGATGGGAAAACCCGCACag TACATCGCCATACACATCATCCCGGATCAGATGATGATGTTCGGAGGCAAAGGAGATCCGTGCGCGCTCTGCTCTCTCACCAGCATCGGAAAGATTGGGGGCGCGCAAAATAAGCAATACTCCAAACTTCTTATGGGCATGCTCAACAAACACCTTGGCATTTCACCTGACAG GATCTATATAAACTTTGTTGATATGGATGCAGCCAATGTGGCTTGGAACAGCACCACCTTTGGATAA
- the selenoh gene encoding selenoprotein H translates to MATRAKSGRGRKRKTDADAQTAAVEEKKEKLDGVDKKDEETGQRVVIEHCKSURVYGRNAEGVREALAASHPEICVVLNPQKPRRNSFEVTLMEGDKEVVLWTGIKKGPPRKLKFPDPAEVVSALKEALKS, encoded by the exons ATGGCGACTCGAGCCAAATCAG GTCGTGGACGGAAGCGTAAAACTGACGCTGATGCACAAACAGCTGCAGTGGAGGAGAAGAAAGAAAAGCTTGATGGAGTTGACAAGAAAGATGAAGAAACAGGACAAAGAGTTGTCATTGAGCATTG CAAAAGCTGACGGGTCTACGGGCGGAATGCTGAAGGTGTGCGTGAGGCACTTGCAGCTTCGCACCCTGAAATTTGTGTGGTGCTCAATCCTCAGAAACCTCGGCGGAACAGCTTTGAGGTCACGCTGATGGAGGGAGACAAAG AGGTTGTTTTGTGGACTGGCATTAAGAAGGGTCCTCCACGCAAACTGAAGTTTCCTGATCCTGCTGAAGTGGTTTCTGCTCTCAAGGAAGCGTTGAAGAGCTAG